Proteins encoded within one genomic window of Bacillus sp. F19:
- the dnaK gene encoding molecular chaperone DnaK — MGKIIGIDLGTTNSCVAVLEGGEPKVIPNAEGNRTTPSVVAFKNGERQVGEVAKRQAITNPNTIMSIKRHMGTDYKVEVEGKENTPQQISAIILQHLKAYAEDYLGEPVTKAVITVPAYFNDAERQATKDAGKIAGLEVERIINEPTAAALAYGLDKTDQDQTILVYDLGGGTFDVSVLELGDGVFEVRSTAGDNRLGGDDFDQVIIDYLVSEFKKDNGIDLSKDKMALQRLKDAAEKAKKDLSGVSSTQISLPFITAGEAGPLHLEVTLSRAKFEELSSDLVERTMGPVRQALKDAGLSKNEIDKVILVGGSTRIPAVVETIKKELGQEPSKGVNPDEVVALGAAIQGGVITGDVKDVVLLDVTPLSLGIETMGGVFTKLIERNTTIPTSKSQVFSTAADSQTAVDIHVLQGERPMSADNKTLGRFQLTDIPPAPRGVPQIEVSFDIDKNGIVNVRAKDLGTNKEQTITIKSSTGLSDEEIERMVKEAEENADADKARKEEVELRNEADQLVFTTEKTLKDLEGKVDEADVAKANEAKDALKAAIEKNELEEIRTKKDELQEIVQQLSMKLYEEAAKQQQGAEGAADAKQDDNVVDAEYEEVNDDKK; from the coding sequence ATGGGGAAAATTATCGGCATCGATTTAGGTACAACAAACTCATGTGTTGCAGTATTAGAAGGCGGAGAACCTAAGGTTATTCCAAATGCAGAAGGCAACCGCACAACTCCTTCAGTAGTAGCATTTAAAAATGGCGAGCGCCAGGTTGGTGAAGTTGCAAAACGCCAGGCTATTACAAATCCAAACACAATTATGTCCATCAAACGACATATGGGAACGGACTATAAAGTAGAGGTTGAAGGCAAGGAAAATACGCCTCAGCAAATCTCTGCAATCATTCTTCAGCACTTAAAAGCATATGCAGAAGATTATTTGGGCGAGCCGGTTACAAAAGCCGTTATTACAGTACCGGCATACTTCAATGATGCTGAGCGTCAGGCAACTAAAGATGCAGGTAAAATTGCAGGACTTGAAGTAGAGCGTATAATCAACGAACCAACTGCAGCAGCACTTGCATATGGTTTAGATAAAACAGATCAAGATCAAACGATCCTTGTTTACGATTTAGGCGGCGGTACCTTTGACGTATCCGTTTTAGAACTTGGAGACGGAGTATTTGAAGTTCGTTCAACAGCTGGTGACAACCGTCTTGGCGGAGATGATTTTGACCAAGTAATCATTGATTATCTTGTTTCCGAATTCAAAAAAGATAATGGCATCGACCTTTCAAAAGACAAAATGGCTCTTCAGCGCTTGAAGGATGCTGCTGAAAAAGCTAAGAAAGATCTTTCCGGTGTATCTTCAACACAGATTTCATTGCCATTTATCACAGCTGGAGAAGCTGGGCCGCTTCACTTAGAAGTGACATTGTCACGTGCTAAATTCGAAGAACTTTCTTCTGATCTAGTTGAGAGAACAATGGGTCCAGTCCGCCAGGCGCTTAAAGATGCTGGTCTTTCTAAAAATGAAATTGACAAAGTAATCCTTGTTGGCGGATCTACTCGTATACCTGCAGTTGTAGAAACAATCAAAAAAGAGCTTGGCCAAGAGCCGTCAAAAGGTGTTAACCCAGATGAAGTTGTAGCACTTGGCGCAGCAATTCAAGGCGGAGTTATCACAGGCGACGTTAAAGATGTTGTTTTACTTGACGTAACACCACTTTCACTTGGAATTGAAACAATGGGCGGCGTATTTACGAAGTTAATCGAGCGCAACACGACGATTCCAACAAGCAAATCACAAGTATTCTCAACGGCTGCTGACAGCCAAACAGCTGTAGACATCCATGTTCTTCAAGGTGAGCGCCCGATGTCTGCAGATAATAAAACATTAGGCCGTTTCCAATTAACGGATATTCCTCCGGCTCCGCGCGGAGTTCCGCAAATCGAGGTATCATTCGATATTGATAAAAACGGAATCGTCAATGTTCGTGCAAAAGATTTAGGCACAAACAAAGAACAAACAATCACAATTAAATCTTCAACAGGTTTAAGTGATGAAGAAATCGAACGCATGGTAAAAGAAGCAGAAGAAAATGCAGATGCTGATAAAGCACGCAAAGAAGAAGTTGAACTTCGCAATGAAGCTGATCAGCTAGTATTCACTACTGAAAAGACTCTTAAAGATCTTGAAGGTAAAGTAGACGAAGCTGACGTTGCAAAAGCGAACGAAGCGAAAGATGCATTAAAAGCTGCTATTGAGAAAAATGAGCTTGAAGAAATCAGAACGAAAAAAGATGAGCTTCAAGAAATCGTTCAGCAATTATCTATGAAATTGTATGAAGAAGCTGCAAAACAGCAACAAGGTGCTGAAGGTGCAGCAGACGCGAAACAAGATGACAATGTAGTTGATGCTGAATATGAAGAAGTAAACGACGATAAAAAATAA
- the grpE gene encoding nucleotide exchange factor GrpE codes for MTNDAKESLKENGTASEQEETLVNQEGESMDSETQAEQAQESDELSAAKAKIEELEAKLSETENRMYRVQADLDNFRRRARLDLEAAQKYRSQNLITEILPALDNFERALKIDTDDEKTQSLLQGMEMVYRQLVQALQNEGIEAIQAEGQPFDPHLHQAVMQVEDDQYESNVVIEEFQKGYKLKDRIIRPAMVKVNQ; via the coding sequence TTGACTAACGACGCAAAAGAAAGCTTAAAAGAAAATGGAACAGCTTCTGAACAAGAAGAAACATTGGTAAACCAAGAGGGCGAATCAATGGATTCTGAAACACAAGCTGAACAAGCGCAGGAATCTGATGAGTTATCTGCAGCCAAAGCTAAGATTGAAGAGCTTGAAGCCAAGCTTAGTGAAACTGAAAATCGCATGTACCGCGTACAGGCAGATCTAGATAACTTCAGAAGAAGAGCACGGCTTGATCTTGAGGCTGCTCAAAAATATCGTTCTCAAAATCTGATAACCGAAATACTGCCAGCTCTTGATAATTTTGAAAGAGCGTTAAAAATAGATACGGATGACGAAAAAACACAATCCTTATTACAGGGGATGGAAATGGTTTATCGCCAGCTGGTGCAGGCTCTGCAGAATGAAGGAATTGAAGCCATTCAAGCAGAAGGCCAGCCGTTTGACCCGCATCTTCATCAGGCAGTCATGCAGGTAGAAGATGATCAATATGAATCCAATGTTGTCATTGAAGAATTCCAAAAAGGCTACAAGTTAAAAGACCGCATTATCAGACCAGCTATGGTTAAAGTCAATCAATAA
- the hrcA gene encoding heat-inducible transcriptional repressor HrcA, whose product MLTDRQLLILQVIVDDFIQSAQPVGSRTLSKKESITFSSATIRNEMADLEEMGFIEKTHSSSGRVPSEKGYRYYVDHLLAPQKLTNMDVVTIKSVFTERIFELEKVVQKSAQILSDLTNYTSIILGPKVNENRLKRIQIVPISEDTAVAIIVTNTGHVENRTISFPGTIDPQDIEKMVNILNERLFNVPIVELHDKIYKEIVNLLRNHIQNYDSIMKVLSRTFTMNANEKIYFGGKTNMLSQPEFNDISRVRTLLTMIEEEQELYNILQAYDSGITIKIGKENQNIAMENCSLITATYSVDNKQIGRIAVLGPTRMEYSRVISLLQRVTKDMSKALTNLYHS is encoded by the coding sequence ATGTTAACAGATCGTCAGCTTTTAATCCTTCAGGTCATTGTTGATGATTTTATTCAATCTGCTCAGCCGGTAGGCTCAAGAACATTGTCTAAGAAGGAATCGATCACATTCAGTTCTGCAACAATCCGAAATGAAATGGCAGATCTTGAAGAAATGGGTTTCATTGAAAAAACTCACAGTTCATCAGGCAGAGTTCCTTCGGAGAAAGGATACCGCTATTATGTGGATCACTTGCTTGCTCCGCAGAAACTGACGAATATGGATGTTGTTACAATTAAATCTGTCTTTACAGAACGTATATTTGAACTTGAAAAAGTAGTGCAGAAGTCTGCTCAGATTCTTTCGGATTTAACGAATTATACGTCAATTATTCTTGGTCCTAAAGTGAACGAAAATCGGCTGAAACGAATTCAGATTGTTCCAATCAGTGAAGATACTGCTGTTGCAATTATTGTGACAAATACGGGCCATGTTGAAAATAGAACCATTTCTTTTCCGGGAACAATTGATCCGCAGGATATTGAAAAAATGGTTAACATATTAAATGAGCGCTTATTTAATGTTCCGATTGTCGAATTGCATGACAAAATATACAAAGAAATAGTAAACTTACTGAGGAATCATATACAAAACTATGATTCCATCATGAAAGTCCTATCCAGAACATTTACGATGAACGCAAATGAAAAAATATATTTCGGCGGGAAAACAAATATGTTAAGCCAGCCGGAATTCAATGATATCTCACGTGTCAGAACGCTTTTGACAATGATTGAAGAAGAGCAGGAATTATATAATATTCTTCAGGCCTATGATTCAGGGATTACAATTAAAATCGGCAAAGAAAATCAGAACATTGCAATGGAAAATTGCAGTCTGATCACTGCAACCTATTCTGTTGATAATAAACAAATAGGGCGGATTGCGGTTCTTGGTCCGACAAGAATGGAGTACTCCCGTGTTATCAGTCTGCTGCAGAGAGTCACAAAAGATATGTCCAAAGCCTTAACTAATCTGTATCACTCATAA
- the hemW gene encoding radical SAM family heme chaperone HemW, which produces MVKAAYLHIPFCEQICHYCDFNKVFLKNQPVDEYLDSMQMEMRNTLLKYPAASLETIFIGGGTPTALNEEQMEKLLKAINEEFKPLPSLHEFAVEANPGDLSYEKLKVMRDLGVNRLSFGVQTFNDGLLEKIGRTHRSADVMKSIELAKKAGFDNISIDLMYGLPGQTISDFRDSLRIAFGLDVQHYSSYSLIVEPKTVFYNLMSKGRLTLPPQEEEALMYEYLMEEMEQHGFHQYEISNFALPGYESRHNLTYWNNDEYYGIGAGAHSYTGNIRRANAGPLKKYMQLIEETGFPYLNEHQVTEAEKMEEELFLGLRKSAGVSKKRFADKFGMPLTKVFGLQIQEQSEKGLLNDHQDSISLTHKGKLLGNEVFQAFLGVIPSE; this is translated from the coding sequence ATGGTCAAAGCTGCATATCTTCACATTCCTTTTTGTGAACAAATCTGCCATTATTGCGACTTTAACAAGGTTTTTTTAAAAAATCAGCCTGTTGATGAGTACCTTGACAGCATGCAAATGGAAATGAGAAACACTCTTTTAAAATACCCGGCGGCTTCCCTTGAAACGATTTTTATTGGCGGAGGAACGCCTACTGCTTTAAACGAAGAACAAATGGAAAAGCTGCTGAAAGCTATAAATGAAGAATTTAAGCCACTCCCTTCTTTACATGAATTTGCAGTAGAAGCTAATCCTGGCGACCTTTCATATGAAAAGCTTAAAGTGATGAGAGACCTTGGAGTAAACCGCCTGAGCTTCGGTGTGCAGACATTTAACGATGGGCTGCTTGAAAAAATTGGCCGCACACACCGTTCGGCTGATGTCATGAAAAGTATTGAGCTTGCCAAAAAAGCAGGCTTTGACAATATAAGCATTGATCTGATGTACGGACTGCCGGGGCAGACAATCAGCGATTTCAGAGATTCGCTTAGGATCGCATTTGGCCTGGATGTCCAGCATTATTCTTCGTATTCTCTCATTGTTGAGCCTAAAACTGTCTTTTATAACTTAATGTCAAAAGGCAGACTGACTCTTCCGCCTCAGGAAGAAGAAGCTCTCATGTATGAATATCTCATGGAAGAAATGGAGCAGCACGGTTTTCATCAATATGAAATCAGCAATTTTGCCCTTCCCGGTTATGAAAGCAGACATAATCTTACTTATTGGAATAATGATGAGTACTACGGAATCGGAGCGGGAGCGCACAGTTACACAGGCAATATCCGGCGTGCAAATGCAGGTCCTTTAAAAAAATATATGCAGCTGATTGAGGAAACAGGTTTTCCCTATCTGAATGAGCATCAAGTAACTGAAGCTGAAAAGATGGAGGAAGAACTTTTTCTTGGCTTGCGTAAATCTGCTGGAGTGAGCAAAAAGAGATTTGCCGATAAGTTTGGCATGCCTTTAACAAAAGTGTTTGGATTGCAGATCCAGGAACAATCAGAAAAAGGTCTGTTAAATGATCATCAAGATTCCATTTCACTTACACATAAAGGGAAATTGCTGGGAAATGAAGTTTTTCAGGCATTTTTAGGTGTTATCCCTTCCGAATAG
- the lepA gene encoding translation elongation factor 4, translating into MKNKEDKLNRQSKIRNFSIIAHIDHGKSTLADRILEKTSALTQREMKNQLLDSMDLERERGITIKLNAVQLRYKAKDGEEYIFHLIDTPGHVDFTYEVSRSLAACEGAVLVVDAAQGIEAQTLANVYLALDNDLEILPIINKIDLPSADPERVRQEIEDVIGLDASEAVLASAKAGIGIEEILEQVVEKVPAPQGDPDAPLKALIFDSLYDAYRGVVAYIRVVEGTVKVGQKIKMMATGKEFEVTEVGVFTPKALLLDELNVGDVGFLTAAIKNVGDTRVGDTITDAKNGATEALPGYRKLNPMVYCGLYPIDTARYNDLREALERLELNDSALQYEPETSQALGFGFRCGFLGLLHMEIIQERIEREFKIDLITTAPSVIYNVFLTDGSEVRIDNPSNLPDPQKIDRIEEPYVKATVMVPNDYVGAVMELCQNKRGNFIDMQYLDENRVSIVYELPLSEIVYDFFDQLKSNTKGYASFDYELIGYKTSQLVKMDILLNNEKIDALSFIVHRDSAYDRGKIIVEKLKELIPRQQFEVPIQAAIGQKVVARSTIKAMRKNVLAKCYGGDISRKRKLLEKQKEGKKRMKTVGSVEVPQEAFMAVLKMDDN; encoded by the coding sequence ATGAAGAATAAAGAAGATAAATTAAATAGACAATCCAAAATACGCAATTTCTCGATTATTGCCCATATTGACCACGGCAAATCAACGCTTGCGGACCGGATCCTTGAAAAAACGTCAGCGTTGACACAAAGGGAAATGAAAAATCAGCTTCTTGACTCAATGGATCTTGAGAGAGAACGCGGAATAACAATTAAATTAAATGCCGTTCAATTAAGATATAAAGCAAAAGATGGAGAAGAATATATTTTCCATTTGATTGATACACCGGGACATGTCGATTTTACATACGAGGTTTCCCGCAGTCTGGCTGCATGTGAAGGAGCTGTATTGGTTGTTGATGCTGCTCAGGGAATTGAGGCTCAAACACTTGCGAACGTTTATTTGGCGCTTGATAATGATCTGGAAATCCTTCCAATTATCAACAAGATTGACCTTCCAAGCGCTGATCCTGAACGTGTTCGCCAGGAAATTGAAGATGTAATCGGTCTTGATGCTTCAGAAGCTGTTCTCGCTTCAGCTAAAGCTGGCATCGGAATTGAAGAAATATTGGAACAGGTTGTTGAAAAGGTGCCTGCTCCTCAAGGTGATCCTGATGCGCCGCTTAAAGCGCTTATCTTCGACTCCTTATATGACGCATACCGCGGTGTAGTGGCATACATTCGAGTGGTTGAGGGAACAGTTAAAGTCGGACAGAAAATCAAGATGATGGCAACCGGCAAGGAATTTGAAGTAACAGAGGTCGGTGTCTTTACACCTAAAGCTCTTTTGCTTGATGAATTAAATGTTGGTGATGTTGGATTTTTAACAGCTGCCATTAAAAATGTCGGCGATACAAGAGTCGGGGACACGATTACGGATGCGAAAAATGGCGCAACAGAGGCGCTTCCGGGCTACCGTAAATTAAATCCAATGGTGTATTGCGGTCTGTATCCAATTGATACTGCTAGATACAACGATCTTCGCGAGGCATTAGAAAGATTGGAGCTGAACGATTCTGCGCTTCAATATGAACCGGAAACGTCTCAGGCTCTTGGTTTCGGCTTCCGCTGCGGATTCCTTGGACTGCTGCATATGGAAATTATCCAGGAACGGATTGAACGTGAATTTAAAATCGATTTAATTACAACCGCACCAAGTGTTATTTACAATGTCTTTTTGACAGATGGCAGCGAAGTCCGGATTGATAATCCATCAAATCTTCCTGATCCGCAAAAGATTGACCGGATCGAAGAGCCATACGTGAAAGCCACCGTTATGGTTCCAAACGATTATGTAGGTGCGGTGATGGAGCTTTGCCAAAATAAACGGGGCAACTTTATCGACATGCAATATTTGGATGAAAACAGAGTGAGCATCGTTTATGAACTTCCATTATCTGAAATTGTATATGATTTCTTTGACCAATTAAAATCAAACACAAAAGGATATGCATCATTTGATTATGAGCTGATTGGATATAAAACATCTCAGCTTGTGAAAATGGATATCCTGCTCAATAATGAGAAAATTGATGCTTTGTCATTTATTGTTCATAGAGATTCAGCCTATGACCGCGGTAAAATCATTGTAGAGAAGTTAAAAGAATTGATTCCGCGCCAGCAATTCGAGGTGCCGATTCAGGCTGCAATCGGCCAAAAAGTGGTTGCACGTTCAACGATCAAAGCGATGCGCAAAAACGTTCTTGCCAAATGCTACGGAGGAGATATTTCCCGTAAACGCAAACTTCTTGAAAAACAAAAAGAAGGTAAGAAACGAATGAAAACGGTTGGTTCTGTAGAAGTTCCTCAGGAAGCCTTCATGGCTGTTCTGAAAATGGATGACAATTAA
- a CDS encoding YqxA family protein has product MIKFMLKCFVLSSILLLGVLFGMQQANQGLVKMKGYEDPNLSSAFEVKNDSSGELEASVLGVNHNLEEKQEKLEEMEAFNFFSQLGKKFAALANAVITGLITFLAGLVESLFQ; this is encoded by the coding sequence ATGATAAAATTCATGCTAAAGTGCTTTGTCCTAAGCTCAATATTGCTGCTTGGTGTTCTGTTTGGCATGCAGCAGGCCAATCAGGGTCTTGTAAAAATGAAAGGATATGAAGACCCGAATTTGAGCAGCGCTTTTGAAGTGAAAAATGATTCATCAGGAGAACTGGAAGCTTCCGTATTAGGCGTCAACCATAATCTCGAAGAAAAACAGGAAAAACTTGAGGAAATGGAAGCATTCAATTTCTTTTCCCAGCTGGGCAAAAAATTTGCTGCTCTTGCAAATGCAGTCATAACTGGCTTAATCACATTTTTAGCAGGACTGGTTGAAAGCCTGTTTCAATAA
- a CDS encoding stage II sporulation protein P has protein sequence MKHSRNNRGIIVTLNGTSLKKGFALSFIGFMLVFLLSGALTSLKPEYRITSKSINELTNNITGDSFIHLLGFENRYFVQDLPKEAKPPSVSSLFFKAATSINPEDPRSLLGRELPGFTLFDSEIVVAGEGTDYTTMPIESPPPTEVLLEEREASIADLKGADDQPDQSKTPPIATTGERKVVYIYHTHTTESYLPMLKNVKNANSAYHSEANVTLVGDRLGKSLEDQGIGTNVDKTNFMKKLNEKGWSFTKAYSMSRPTVETAMAGNKELEYVIDIHRDSQRYKITTADINGKKYAKVAFVIGGKNPLRDKNKQLASELHNRIETKYPGLSRGVFLKDSPGSNSLYNQDLTQNAMLIEFGGIDNNLDELNRTADAVADIFSEYYWQAEKADADSAAEKK, from the coding sequence ATGAAGCATTCTCGAAATAATCGCGGAATAATAGTGACTCTGAATGGGACAAGCTTGAAAAAAGGATTTGCACTCAGCTTTATCGGGTTTATGCTCGTATTTTTGCTCTCAGGCGCGCTTACTTCCCTAAAACCTGAATATAGGATCACATCCAAATCAATTAATGAATTAACAAATAATATTACAGGTGATTCCTTTATTCATCTGCTTGGTTTCGAAAATCGCTATTTTGTTCAGGATTTGCCTAAAGAGGCTAAACCTCCAAGTGTTTCTTCTTTATTTTTTAAAGCGGCTACAAGCATTAATCCGGAGGATCCGCGGAGTCTCCTTGGAAGGGAACTCCCTGGATTCACCCTGTTTGACAGCGAAATCGTAGTGGCTGGAGAAGGCACAGATTATACAACGATGCCTATTGAATCACCGCCGCCGACAGAGGTGCTGTTAGAGGAGAGGGAAGCATCAATTGCTGACTTAAAAGGGGCGGACGATCAGCCCGATCAGTCCAAAACACCGCCTATAGCGACGACAGGCGAGCGCAAAGTTGTTTACATTTACCATACACATACAACAGAATCCTATTTGCCTATGTTAAAAAACGTGAAAAATGCAAACAGTGCTTATCATTCTGAAGCAAACGTAACTCTCGTTGGAGACAGGCTCGGAAAATCGCTTGAAGATCAGGGAATAGGAACAAACGTTGATAAAACCAATTTCATGAAGAAGCTGAATGAAAAAGGCTGGTCTTTTACAAAAGCCTACTCTATGTCCAGGCCGACAGTCGAAACAGCGATGGCAGGGAATAAAGAGCTGGAGTATGTAATCGATATTCACCGTGATTCTCAGCGGTATAAAATTACAACAGCAGATATCAACGGCAAAAAATATGCCAAGGTGGCATTTGTCATCGGAGGAAAGAATCCGCTTCGTGACAAAAACAAACAATTGGCATCAGAGCTTCATAATAGAATAGAAACTAAATACCCGGGTCTCAGCAGAGGAGTTTTTCTTAAGGATTCACCAGGATCAAACAGCCTGTATAATCAGGACCTGACTCAAAACGCCATGTTAATTGAATTCGGCGGGATTGATAATAATCTTGATGAATTGAATCGAACAGCAGACGCAGTAGCGGATATTTTCAGCGAATATTACTGGCAGGCTGAAAAAGCGGATGCGGATTCAGCTGCTGAAAAAAAATAA
- the gpr gene encoding GPR endopeptidase → MKEPLDLSMYSVRTDLAIEARDMAAESKTPEPEKKSPDMEGVIVKEQDENGVKITSLQITEKGAELTGKKPGNYLTLEVQGIRQKDTALQNQVVDVFAKEFSSFMDGLKIPKDASCLVVGLGNWNVTPDSLGPRVVENLLVTRHLFQLQPENVQEGFRPVSAISPGVMGITGIETSDIITGIIEKSKPDFVIAIDALAARSIERVNTTIQISDTGIHPGSGVGNKRKELSMDTLGIPVIALGIPTVVDAVSITSDTIDFILKHFGREMKEGDRPSKSLTPAGMSFGEKRVLSDEDLPSDEHRQQFLGIIGTLEDEEKRRLIHEVLSPLGHNLMVTPKEVDTFIEDMAAVVANGLNEALHQQVDSSNARSYTH, encoded by the coding sequence TTGAAAGAACCTTTAGATTTGAGTATGTATTCAGTCCGAACAGATTTGGCCATTGAAGCACGCGATATGGCAGCTGAATCTAAAACACCTGAGCCCGAAAAGAAATCACCCGATATGGAAGGCGTTATTGTCAAAGAGCAAGACGAAAATGGAGTTAAAATAACATCTCTCCAAATTACTGAGAAGGGTGCAGAGCTTACGGGAAAGAAACCGGGAAATTACTTGACACTTGAAGTACAGGGAATTCGCCAAAAAGATACAGCATTGCAAAATCAGGTTGTCGACGTTTTTGCAAAAGAATTCAGCAGTTTTATGGATGGTCTGAAGATTCCAAAGGATGCAAGCTGTCTAGTTGTGGGACTTGGCAACTGGAATGTAACACCAGATTCGCTTGGTCCCCGTGTTGTTGAAAACCTTCTTGTGACACGTCATTTATTTCAGCTGCAGCCTGAAAATGTACAGGAAGGCTTCAGGCCGGTAAGCGCTATTTCACCTGGAGTAATGGGAATTACCGGGATTGAAACAAGTGATATTATTACCGGCATTATTGAAAAAAGCAAACCGGATTTTGTCATTGCCATTGATGCGCTGGCTGCAAGATCGATAGAGCGTGTAAATACAACCATTCAAATTTCAGACACCGGCATTCATCCCGGATCTGGTGTAGGAAACAAACGAAAAGAGTTGAGCATGGATACTCTGGGCATTCCTGTTATTGCTCTTGGAATTCCAACGGTTGTAGATGCGGTATCCATAACAAGTGATACGATTGACTTTATCTTAAAGCACTTCGGAAGAGAGATGAAGGAAGGAGACCGCCCTTCTAAGTCGCTCACTCCCGCTGGGATGTCATTTGGAGAAAAGAGGGTGCTGTCTGATGAAGATCTTCCTTCTGATGAACATAGACAGCAGTTCCTTGGGATTATTGGAACCCTTGAAGATGAAGAAAAAAGAAGACTGATTCATGAAGTTCTATCTCCGCTTGGGCATAATTTAATGGTGACCCCAAAAGAAGTGGATACATTTATTGAAGACATGGCAGCTGTAGTGGCAAATGGGCTGAATGAGGCACTTCATCAGCAGGTGGACAGCAGCAACGCGAGGTCATATACCCATTAA
- the rpsT gene encoding 30S ribosomal protein S20, with protein sequence MPNIKSAIKRTKTNAERNAHNVTIKSAMRTAIKRVEALVVNNDADNAKAALAVASKRIDKAAQSGLIHKNAAARYKSRLTKSVNGLSA encoded by the coding sequence ATGCCAAACATCAAATCTGCAATTAAACGCACAAAAACTAACGCTGAGCGCAATGCACACAATGTAACAATCAAATCTGCGATGCGTACTGCTATTAAAAGAGTAGAAGCTCTAGTTGTTAACAATGATGCTGACAATGCAAAAGCTGCACTAGCTGTAGCTTCTAAAAGAATTGACAAAGCGGCTCAAAGTGGTCTAATCCACAAAAACGCTGCTGCTCGTTACAAATCTCGTTTAACGAAATCTGTAAACGGTCTTTCAGCATAA
- the holA gene encoding DNA polymerase III subunit delta, which produces MISNVWKDLKNKQLKPAYLLLGKESYLIQETVQLIIEAALDPSEMDFNLAQYDLSETPLESAIEDAETLPFLGEKRVVILKNPQFLTSEKKKEKIEHHIEKLEEYLKSPAPYTILVIVAPYEKLDERKKITKAVKKMTEAVEMNGFSEHETKKWMNELADANAIALENSARDQLYMLSAGNLMAISQEMKKLGTYAGEGGIITEDIVSSLVSRTLEQNIFELIEKVIRKDRTRAMQIFYDLLKANEEPIKILSLLINQFRLILQVKELSIQGYGQQQIAGNLKVHPFRVKLAMQQAQLFQSSELTSIMNQLGDADYEMKTGKMDKRLAVELFLLRLFK; this is translated from the coding sequence ATGATATCAAACGTCTGGAAAGATTTAAAAAATAAACAGCTGAAGCCGGCATACCTGCTTCTTGGAAAGGAATCTTACCTTATTCAGGAAACCGTTCAGCTTATTATTGAAGCTGCGTTGGATCCTTCTGAGATGGACTTTAATCTTGCACAGTATGACCTGTCAGAGACCCCATTAGAGTCCGCCATTGAAGATGCAGAAACACTTCCTTTTTTAGGTGAAAAAAGAGTGGTTATTCTTAAGAATCCTCAATTTTTAACGAGTGAAAAAAAGAAAGAAAAAATAGAACACCACATCGAAAAATTAGAGGAATATTTAAAAAGTCCTGCTCCATACACCATTTTGGTTATTGTGGCCCCCTACGAAAAACTTGATGAGAGAAAAAAAATAACAAAAGCTGTCAAAAAAATGACAGAAGCTGTAGAGATGAATGGATTTTCTGAGCATGAAACAAAGAAGTGGATGAATGAATTGGCAGATGCAAATGCCATTGCGCTTGAAAATTCAGCAAGAGATCAGCTTTATATGCTGTCAGCCGGCAATTTAATGGCCATCTCACAAGAAATGAAAAAGTTGGGTACATATGCGGGAGAAGGTGGAATAATAACGGAAGACATTGTTTCTTCCCTTGTTTCAAGAACACTTGAGCAGAATATTTTTGAATTGATTGAGAAGGTTATCCGCAAAGACAGAACTCGTGCCATGCAGATTTTTTATGATCTGCTGAAAGCAAACGAGGAACCGATAAAAATTTTATCCTTGCTGATTAATCAATTCAGACTGATTCTTCAAGTGAAAGAGCTGTCTATTCAGGGATATGGACAGCAGCAAATTGCGGGAAACCTCAAGGTGCACCCATTCCGTGTGAAACTGGCTATGCAGCAGGCACAGCTTTTTCAATCCTCTGAACTGACATCGATCATGAATCAGCTTGGTGACGCAGACTATGAAATGAAAACCGGAAAAATGGACAAAAGACTTGCTGTTGAATTATTTCTACTCCGCTTATTCAAATAA
- a CDS encoding YqzM family protein: MNEFEKNVQSKRNDAVDSGVGFVVSFGFFATIFVLATVIKLIGS; encoded by the coding sequence GTGAATGAATTTGAAAAGAATGTTCAAAGCAAACGCAACGATGCAGTAGACTCAGGAGTTGGATTTGTCGTTTCTTTTGGCTTTTTTGCCACTATTTTTGTATTAGCGACAGTTATTAAGTTAATCGGTTCATGA